The Tenrec ecaudatus isolate mTenEca1 chromosome 13, mTenEca1.hap1, whole genome shotgun sequence genome segment GGGGCCCTGTGGGGCGTGCACatacatgtatgtgtgagagCACTAAGGGTGATGCAAATATGCGCCCATGAGtacgcaagtgtgtgtgtgtgtctgcgcatGTGCTTGTGCGTACATGGGTAGGTACGTGCAACGTGCACGCACCTCAAGGCCATCCCTGCATGTGCGCCGGTGCTCGTGTGGGGCTGGAGGGGACAAGGAAGGGtgcacctgtgagtgtgctgtgcTTTGCGTCTGGGCGTGTGTTCATGAGTGCAGGTGCACAGGCATGCATTGCAAGCATCTCCTTGCGCGtgctgtgtgtgtctctgtgtggacGCTGGGCTTCACCCTCCATTGGATGCAAGCAGTCCTGGAAGCCGTAAGCCCGGCAGACTCTGACCCCGCCCACTCCTGCCTCTACCTCCTTGCCTTGTGACCCGGGGCCTCCACCTCAATCCCCTGAGCAGCAGGGACACGGCCTGAGCCCCGGGTGCCCCGTGGGGACAGACACGATGAGTGGGGAGATACAGTTCATGCCAGGGGCCATCAGGAGGGCCCCTGTCTGCCCAGGAGCAGGGCGCAGTCCCACCCCAGCCTCCCTTCTTGGACATGCTACTGCCCAGCCCTGCTTCCTCCCAGGGACCTCCCTGGGGGCCCTGAGCCTGCAGTCCCTCCCTGGGCGGGTGACAGGAGTCTGAGGGGCCTTGGCCTCAATCAGCAGGCCCTACATCCTCTGTGGGTGGGGGCCATGAGGCCCCTCTCTGGCTGCCTCACAGAGGATACATGGACCTGCCCACCTCTCCATTGGTTTCTGTCACGTGACCCCTCTGAGCATTCCCAGTGTCCCATGGGACAGCTCTGggatgcagggctgggcagttccTGGCCGCCTTGGAGGTACTGGACAATGCCCCCTCTGTGGCAGGAGCGAGATGAAGCGCTGGATGACCTCGCTGGCCCCAAACCGGAGGACCAAGTTTGTCTCCTTCACGTCCCGACTGCTCGGTACGTTGCCCCCTGGGGAGGGGCTGGAGCCAGCAGTGCACAGCTGCCCAGAAGCAGGCTTTGGTGATCTGGGGCCAGGGTGGTGGGCAGCAGTCAGACCCTTTAGGGGGCAAGGGTGGCCTGAGCTCTGGGAAGGTGTGCCTGTGTGGTGAGGAGGACACAGACCCCCATTGGACCCTGGAGGGGCCTCCGAGACAGGCCAAGGAGGGTTTGGACCCAGAAGATAGATTCCGCATCCACCCGGGATAGAAAGAAACAGGGCACTGACACACACATCCGTCCCCACCCAGAGGGCAGCACTGGCCTGAGCCACTGCCAACCCCATGTCACAGACTGCTGCCGGGCATGTTCCAGGGAggaaaccctccctccctcaagtgAGCCCTCGAGGATAGCAGCACCTGGACATTGGTCCCTGCTGTGCCCCCGACCAGCAGCACTGCCCACGTTAGCCAGGGCTGGGTGGTGGCCCGGACCAAGCAGGGCAGTGTGACAAGGCTGTGTACCCACCCCACCAGACTGTCCCCAAGTGCAGTGCGTGCACCCATACGTGGCCCAGCAGCCGGACGAGCTGACGCTGGACCTCGCTGACATCCTGAACATCCTGGAGCAGACAGAGGACGGTGAGGCCTTGGGCATGGGGGTGCAGGCTCAGCCAGGTGGAAACAGATAGGTTCTGGATCCGGTTCTGGCTGCCTCAACGCCTTCcctcattcctgtgttttcccacCGTGTCTCATAAGCTGGCCTGTCACAGGCCAGGAGGCTcctctcacccacccacccaagtgGCCGCTCAGATCACTGCAGACCTGTGGAAGGTGACCCCGACCCTGACCCCAGGCCCTATGTTTGCAACCAGTTCCCAAGGGAGCCTGTGGCCACCAGGCCTCGAGCCCTGAGCTGGCCACTTGGCCTTCAGGAGGGGGACCCCCCACCCCGGAGGACTGGCCTGCAGGAGAACAGTGTACTTCCAGACTACATAGCCACGTGGCCACCTCCCAGCCCCTCAGGTGCCTCCGTTTTGAGAGCAAGCTTGGGACCTCGCAGTGTGAAGGTGGCCAGGGCTTTGTGGAAGAGCCCTGAATAAGGTCCAGAGTCAGTGGGCTTGGGATGTGCCCCGAGACTGGCATGGTCACACAtggctgcctgcctccctgccagccAGTTCCATGAGCCTCCTGGGAGGGAGCTGGGGTCGCTCTGCCCAGCACCCCTGGTGGTCTTgacgccccactccaccacccccgCAGGGTGGATCTTCGGCGAACGactgcatgaccaggaaagaggcTGGTTCCCCAGCTCCATGACGGAGGAGATCTTGAACCCCAAGATCCGGTCACAGAACCTCAAGGAGTGTTTCCGAGTCCACAAAATGGACGACCCACAGCGCAGCCAGAACAAGGACCGTAGGAAGCTGGGCAGCCGGAATCGGCAATGACCCCTGCGGGGTGGGCAGGCAGGAGCAGGGCTGGCAGGCAGACCCAAGGCAGTGGAGGGGCCCCAGGTGGGGGGAGTACTGGTCCTGACCCCTGGCCCAGAACTGGAGTCAGGATTCCCCTCTCTCCTTATAAATGAGAACGTGACTTTTAAACAGTGTTACAGCTCCCTCTGTCCCCAGCCCCTTAGGGGGTCTATGAGAGAACAGGCATgttctggggcatcccaggaagGTGGTACTAGCCAAAGACAGGCCGGAGGTCATGGCTGACCCCTTCCCCATGTCCATCTTCCCCTCGGGAGCCACCAGAGTGAGCCAAGCGTGCAAACAGCCCACCTTTGCCTGGAGGGGCCCGGTGGGAGGCCTACAGTGCACAGGACTGAAAGCATCCACCTCTGCCCGCCCATCCCCAAGCCTCAGCCAGGCAGAGCTTGGCCAAGGGCCCGTGTCACCTCAGGCTCCCTGGCCAGCCAGAGGTCCTGTGTGACTTCTGTTCCCTTCAGAAGTCTAAGCATTTTAAGGAATGAATCGGCTGCTGCATCTTATATTGGTTATCGTTATGAGAGAACCAAATCTCCATCTTGGCTGCATTAAAAGAAGCATCATGTGTAAAAAAAAAGGAGGTGAAGATCTTTTCTTTATTGTGCTGGCTCACAGGAATGTGGTGTTGGGTCCTGCAGAGAAGAATGGAGCAGCCATCAAGGCCAGTGGAGAGGCTGGCAGGGCTTCTAATGGAGGAGGGGACAACCAGGCCCAGGCCTCCGGATGgaaggatgggtgggtgggttgggtgGATGAGTAGATGCATGGGAGACAAATAGAAggatgagtgggtggatggatggttggactgTAGGTAGGAGGATGGAGAGGTGGGTGAGTGGTGGGTGGCTGATGGGTAGCTGGTCAGATGGAGGATGGATGGCAGATGGCTGGAAGGACGGGTATATGTAGATTTCAACCTTAGCACCGAGAAGGGCTACAGAAGCCAAAGGGCCTGGCAGCCTCCTCCTGCAGTTGGAGTGGGGACACTGAGGCGCCAGGACTGGCTGAGGGACTGGTGGTCGTCTCACAGGGGGAGCAGCTGACCACCAAGGACTTGGCCGAGCCTCCTGCTCAGCCAACTGTGTCCTCGGATATTCTTCCCACTATCGATGGTTGCCAGATAGCCAGGTActgctccaccaccacccccaacactGGGGGCCCTTAGTCCCTTGAGTTTCTGCCCCCCAGGGTTGAGGGATGCCAGGAGGCATTCTTGCCTGCCTGGGCCCAtgccttcttccaggacaggtttGGGATTGGGGGCCATGGTTTGGACTTTGTGCATCACCCACAAGGTGCATGATGGTTCTCTGTGCCCTTGGACCCTCAGCCCCTTTGAGAATGGAACAGCACCCTGGACGGATTCTGACACCACCCCCCTTGCCTCAAAATGTGCATGAGGGCCCCTGGTCCCCAAAGACAGGCCTTGGAGTCTCTATGCTACACCCCCAGGAGGTACTCGCCCCTCTGAGCTCTCCACATGTGGCAGAGGAAGGACGCTGTGGGGTGGGTGTGGCCCTTGGGGAAATGGCCTCTGTTGTTAGATCTCTGCTCTAAGGAGGGCTTGGGCTATGctacggggtggggggtggtggggtgaaAAGAGATGGAAATTTCTTGACTGTCCCAGCCCTCTGTCAGAAACTGTCAACCCATCATGGGCTGTGGGGAGCTGGAACATGGAGTGcatgggtctgtgtgtgtgtggggagggggggggaggcagcAGGTATTCCTTAAAGGGGCCCAGAAGATGGTGAACCAGACACCACGCGATTGAGTTTCAGGCAGGGCAGAAAatgttccctcctcccccaccccgctcCCTCCCACTTATCAGGGTCTCCCAGGAGCGCCCAAGGTAAGAAATGGTCACATCTCCAGGCTGGGTTTATGACAACCCCTGCCCCGCCTCCAGGGGCCACCCGGGCATCAGCCCACTATTGCCATCTCTGTTTCCTCCCAATTATAAACGCAGCACTTTATGGGAACGTGGAAGGCAGCCGGGCAAGATCCCGCCTGGAgaatcggggtgggggtgggggtgggtagggcCAGGGGCGGCAGCCAGCAGTTTCTGGTCCCTCCCTCGGCTcccgttggggggtggggtgggtgagcagTGGAGGAATCTTGAAAAGGCGTTTTGTGTCGGACCCCTAATCAAGATAGGCTGCTCTGCGATGGAATCGGGCAAAATTCTTGCCAAATGCAACAGGGGCTCTCTGGCGCGAAGCGGTTCCCACAGATGAGATCTTGGATCCTCAAAATAATTGGCCTCGAATCAGGGCCCCGACAGCCACCTGCCCTCTCCCTGTGCCCCCCTGCCAGCGGGTCCCTTCTCGGCCAGGCTCGGCAAGGGTAGTGGACGAATCCCTGGGGACCCTCCTGTCCCTAGGGCTGCAGCTGGCTCGCGCGCACGGCGCACGCACACGCTGCGCCCCGGTGCACATGGACACGCACGTGCACTCGCGTCCCGGGTTCCCCGCGGGCCCCTGGAGCACGGGCGCACCCCCTGTGGCCGCCGGCAGCTCGGCTGCACTGACGGCGCGCGCGCGCAGACACGAGGCGCACGGGGCGGAGCGAGTCGCACGGGGGCCGCGGCCCCTTTATTGGCTTCAGGAGGCGGAAAACTTCCTCAGCGCGACGACCACGAGCGCCAGCACCACGCAGGTGGCCAGCAGGGCAGCGATGACAATGGCGGCGATGGCGCCGGGTCCCAGCGCGCCTGGAGGATGGAGGACCGGTCACCACGGCCGCCCCGCCCAGGATCCGCCTCCAGCCCCGCCCACCGATGGCGATGCCCCGCCCTCCCCCAAGGCCCCGCCCACACGAGAGCCCCGCCTACCCCCGCCCTGGTCCAGGTGCTCCTGTGCGGTGCTGTCCTCAGGGCCCGGCGCGGCGGTGAAGGCAGGGACGCCGGTGGCCGCGGGCTCCCAGGCGGGGCTCGTGCTCTCCGCGGGGCCTTCTCCCGAGGGCAGCTCGGCGGGCTCGTTCCACAGCGTTGGCGCCGCCTCCTGCGGGCCCCCGGCTGCAAGAGGAAGCAAGGACAGGCGGTGGGACCCCGACATGGGTCACCAGCACGGTGGGCTGTGGGCCTTTCCGCCACGGTCCCGTGTCACAGATGAGACACCTGCCTGTGCGATGGCCGATGACTGCGGAGGTGTGGGGTCATGCCCCTCCCGGGACTGGGGCACCTCACCTCTCCCATCTGAACTGGGGATCCGTTGGGTAGGTTGTTCACCCCGACAGGGCTGGAGGAGAGGCCTGGAACCCgggcccaccccctccctccaacTAGCCCGCCCCCAGGAGGCAGCATGGCCACGGTAGATGGAAGGAAACTGAAGATAAGTCTTGGGACCCCACCCGCCCCCACGTGTGGAAGCCTGTGACGCCCAAGGGACCAGGAGAGCCTGCTGccttccacccccatccccaaccccaatgGGACAGTAGGAAAACCCATGGAATTAGAAGCTAATAGGACTTGGGGTACCTGGAACCGCGGACAGCAGGGAGGCATCCCCAGGTCCCCACACCCTTGCCCCTACCTCTAACCTAGCACTGTCTCACACACACCCCATCATTGGTTCTGGTCTGAGAAGTCCCACCCGAAACCCTAGGCCCAGCCTCCTTCATGGGCAGTCAGAGGGAGCTGCCAGCAGCCTGAGAAGTTCCAGCTGCTTGGAAGGCTGGCTCCAGGGCTCTCCCTGACCACCGACATCTGTTTCAAAGCTGTGACACCCGGACCCTCTGCCCCAAGCAGGACCCTAGCAGGTGCCACGGCACCATGTTTTGGCTCCCTCGCCCCAGGTACTGTGCATAGAGACTGGTGTTACCCCACTGCTCTCTGCAGTGCACCAGGACTAATGGAAGGGGGAAAATGCCCTAAGGGTCATCTTCCTGGGGACCTTTGGGGCCTTTGTGAGTCTAGCAGACCTGTGGTCCCTGGGCCACCAGACCCCTGCCCTCCCCGAGGCCAGACCACCCCTGCTGCAAGGGGTGCCTTGCGGGGGATACAGGCCTTCTAGAACTTTCTGCCATCAAGACCCACCAGGGTGACTTCTGCAGAAACACCAACCAAGCCCAAAATCAGGAACTGCCCAAAAGTCACAGTACTCTTCGCAAGGGAAAAGGTCAAGGGCAAAACGCAAGGTCAAGGAATGTTCCAGCGTAGAGACCAAGGAGACATGGCAACCCAGTGCAATGTGTGCTGCTGGGTGGGGTGCAGTGCTGTGAAAGgcattgtggggtgggggagtggactATCAATAAGGCCGAGGCTGAGACATTAGTCCACATCTGCTGGGtttgttgagagagagagagagagagagagagagagagaaagagagagagaagacaggtCCAGGTATGTAAAAGGTAGGTACATGGATGTTGGATATCAATGGTAGGTAGGTCAGTCAACACGCAGATGGGTGGTAGATGGTAGAGAGAAACATGGATTGATAACTGATAGATACATAGTTGGTTGGATAGGTAGATAATAGATAGTAGACATCAGATGTCCTccaatcggttctgactcatagcacaacagaacaaagcaccagtCACTGTTGAGCCCAAAGAGTAGAGAGATGTGTAGGACATGGACGGTTGATAAAATAGATGGGAGATGATGGGTGGAGAGACAGATGgtggtagatagatagatctgGATGATTGATGAGTGATAGGTCAACTCAATGCATAGATggtagatgatggatggatggacagatggtgGTAGACAGAGACATGGTAGATGACAGCtgcgtgggtggatggatggtagAGAGTAGACGTGTGAAGAGATGTGTGACTGATAGGCCAGCAGGCAGAAGAGAAAAATCAAATGTGGGGGAACGTTAGCAGCTGACCAGCCCAAGGGGACGTGCCCCCTGGAGTTCACGGATTCCTTCAACCTTCTTTAAGGTGAAGCGCTTCCACAGCCTGGTTTTATAAGACCCTGCCCCAcagcctgggctgggctgggctgggcctgaGCTGAGAGTCCACCCTTTGCAGGACCATTGCCCACTCCCAGGGATGCCCAAGCTGGTGCCCTTTCTCAGTAAGGTCCCTggcaggaggaagggggtgcAGGAGGTGGGGGGTAGCATCACACTCTCAGGCCCTGGCTTCTCCCACAGTGGCCAGGACTGCAGAGCTGGGGTCTGGCTGCTGCCCAGTCACCAAGATTACCCTATGAGGATGGGGTGGCTGCCCACATCGCTGGGAGGTAGCCTGCAGCCTTCCAGTCCCAGAAGAGGCCCCCGGCTGGCAGAGAAGAAACCTGCGTTTGTCAGCTGCTGGCAGGCAGGCCTGG includes the following:
- the SNORC gene encoding protein SNORC, with translation MEARPALRVLLLLLWGVLAPAVLTAGGPQEAAPTLWNEPAELPSGEGPAESTSPAWEPAATGVPAFTAAPGPEDSTAQEHLDQGGGALGPGAIAAIVIAALLATCVVLALVVVALRKFSAS